In the Dictyostelium discoideum AX4 chromosome 6 chromosome, whole genome shotgun sequence genome, AGGAGTTGGTGATGGAGTTGGCGATAGAGTTGGGGTTTGAGTTGGTGAAGGGGTTGGTGAAGGAGTTGGTGATGGAGTTGGTGATGGAgttggtgatggtgttgGGGTTTGAGTTGGTGAAGGGGTTGGTAAATATGGACATGCTAAAGAAGAGTGAATAAGAAAATTATAAGTGCATGATGGATTTTCACTTAAACTTGTAACTAAAAACTCTTGTGATGGAtcacaaacaaataaaaaggtATCACTACGATAAGAAGTACCTTCACAAACTAAGTTAGTGGTTGAGTTATAGTATAATAGAATTCCAGTACCATCATCacttattttataattgcCATTTACAAAAGCACCTAATTCATAAGTGTATATTGATTTATGGTTTTCTTGATAAACCTGACAACTTTGAGGTCCAGAATAACCAATGATTTTCTcacaaattaaagaaacattacaaaatgaaaagtaatacttttaaaataaaaaaaaataataatcattaatACATTTacaactttttaaaattatttttttaaaatattggtATTTACTtgattaccattattatcattgtaTTGATAATCATTTTcgctattaaaaaaaaaaaaaaaaaaaaaaaaaaaaaagttaatttattatttattttattatattattttattttattttattttaattttaatttttatatttacatCATTAAAGGtgaaagatttattaaagaaCCGCTACCAGTTGGGAAAATGCATGTTGTTAATGGGTCATTTTCCTTTAAACAAAAAGCATATTGAATtactgataataatataaaaactaaaaatgatatttgttttatattcattttattttttttttataacttaaaaataattaaaggtAAATgagaatattttaaaatataacatttttgtttttttagttattcataaaaaaaaaaaaaaaaaaaaaattttgaccAAAAGATAAcctgaatttttatttttccgggccagtatttttttttttattaaaactcgcaacaaacacaaaaaaaaatcgctaaacttttttttctcaGCTTATTTTGATATGAAATCTTTGCCACCTCAGAGTTTTTAAAGCAACGGCCacgatattttaattttttattttgttttttacaaaaatgcttatttatttatattttttttaaataatagtgtttaaaaatttcttcTCATTGTtactttttcttttggttCAATAATATTGTTAGTTGATTCCacaaaaatatctttaattttgtttttcataATATTGATGTTTGGTTGATTACTATAATTGTTGGTTGTTGGTGTTTgttgtgttgttgttgtgcaTAATTTATAGTCAGAGCAAAGTGTTTGTGGATTTTCACCATTAGAAATAGCACCAGCAATAATTGGAGCTGCTAATATCATAAAGAatttacactttttttttttttttttttttttaaaaaaataaaacaacaaaagttaaaataaataataataaaaaaaaaaaaaaataataataataattaattaattattattatttttttttttatcaataataaaataaataaaaataaacataccTCCATTGTAATATTTGATGGTACTAAAGtgcaaatattttttaaatctgttTCTAATTGAGCttttgttaaattatcattttttacaAGGAATTCGCCAAATGAAACAGCAAATTCACATAAATCACAGCCAACTTTTGGTGATGGAGCTGGTGAGTTAGTTGGAGTAGTGGTTTGtgcaaatgaaattgaaatgctacaaataattaaaattaaagcaatgattaatttattcatttttgaaaaacggtaaataaaaaataaaaaaaataaaacaaaaaagaaaaaatagaagccaaaaaaaaaaaaaaaaaaaaaataaatcaaaaaaaaaaaaaaaaaaaaaatctaaaaaaaatatcttttaatcaatctatttagaaaaaataggttggtaaaaataaattggtcTTTAACTggctttttattttagattcGGTTATGTTTTAGGATATATAAGGGGATTATAGAAGTATTGTATAtcattaaaacttttaatgtttttttaattttcgcTATATTTCTTAAGAAAACATCAAAGACATCGTAGCGAAGTGGTCTAACGCGTTTGACTTGAAATCAAATCTCCTAGGAGGCGCAGGTTCGAACCCTGCCGATGTCGATAATTTTCATGGAATTAAAATAAGTCAAGGGTTCGAATCTTGTTAAATTTCTTAGTTAtgcaaaaataaattaaatacatGTTAAGAAATAAAGagatatttttaacaaataaagaattaattattgttatgaaaattgtaaaaattaaaactgatttttccaaaaaacgaaaaattgttttttatattttaatacaataatactatattttaaaataacaactttacatttaaaaattaataaattaacaattgGTTATTTcctttataaatttttttttttttttttttttttttaatattggattAACAAGA is a window encoding:
- a CDS encoding saposin B domain-containing protein, with the protein product MNKLIIALILIICSISISFAQTTTPTNSPAPSPKVGCDLCEFAVSFGEFLVKNDNLTKAQLETDLKNICTLVPSNITMECKFFMILAAPIIAGAISNGENPQTLCSDYKLCTTTTQQTPTTNNYSNQPNINIMKNKIKDIFVESTNNIIEPKEKVTMRRNF